In a genomic window of Panthera tigris isolate Pti1 chromosome D4, P.tigris_Pti1_mat1.1, whole genome shotgun sequence:
- the LOC102952121 gene encoding olfactory receptor 13F1-like: protein MVKANLTVISNFIFLGFTPYPKVEVIIFVLCLLMYLITLLGNIILISITILDSHLHKPMYFFLSNLSFLDIWYTSSALTPMLTNFVSGKNTISFSGCATQMYFSLAMGSTECVLLSTMAYDRYVAICNPLRYPIIMNKRVCVQIAAGSWMTGCLTALVETVSVLQLSLCGSSIINHFTCEILAVLKLVCVDTSRVQLIMLVISVLLLPMPMLLICVSYAFILSNILRISSVDGGSKAFSTCAAHLTVVVLFYGTALSMYLKPSAVDSQEIDKFMALVYAGLTPMLNPIIYSLRNKEVKAAVKKLLIRNPLCALLIPHSKS, encoded by the coding sequence ATGGTCAAGGCAAACTTGACagtcatttccaattttattttcctggggTTTACTCCTTACCCCAAAGTTGAGGTCATCATATTTGTGCTGTGTTTGCTGATGTACCTGATCACCCTGCTGGGTAATATCATTCTGATCTCCATCACCATCCTGGATTCCCACCTACACAaacccatgtacttcttcctcagcaACCTCTCCTTTTTAGACATCTGGTACACCTCTTCTGCTCTCACTCCAATGCTGACAAACTTTGTTTCAGGGAAAAACACCATCTCATTCTCAGGATGTGCCACTCAGATGTACTTTTCTCTTGCCATGGGCTCCACTGAGTGTGTGCTCCTGTCCACGATGGCGTATGACCGGTATGTGGCCATCTGCAACCCTCTGAGATACCCCATCATCATGAACAAGAGGGTTTGTGTGCAGATTGCCGCTGGCTCCTGGATGACAGGCTGCCTCACCGCCCTGGTGGAAACAGTATCTGTGCTGCAGCTGTCTCTCTGTGGAAGTAGCATCATCAATCACTTCACTTGTGAAATTCTGGCTGTCTTGAAACTAGTTTGTGTGGATACTTCCAGGGTGCAGTTAATCATGCTGGTGATCAGCGTACTTCTTCTTCCTATGCCGATGCTCCTCATTTGTGTCTCTTACGCATTCATTCTCTCCAACATCCTGAGAATCAGCTCAGTGGATGGTGGAAGCAAAGCCTTTTCAACATGCGCAGCCCACCTGACTGTGGTGGTTTTGTTCTATGGGACAGCTCTCTCCATGTACCTGAAGCCCTCCGCTGTAGATTCACAGGAAATAGACAAATTTATGGCTTTGGTATATGCTGGATTAACCCCCATGTTGAATCCTATCATTTATAGTTTACGGAACAAAGAGGTAAAAGCAGCTGTGAAAAAATTGCTGATTAGGAACCCTCTGTGTGCTTTGTTAATCCCCCATAGCAAATCATAA